A single window of Pyxidicoccus xibeiensis DNA harbors:
- a CDS encoding ankyrin repeat domain-containing protein translates to MPRTQAPKKVNVAALMKKVDRLLDESSLDFDEAIPLLRQVLAAEPDHLRALHALNWSLDPSRRVDPLRWERELKAEHWRIRDRILELTRGTKPGGKLSDAQRARSLALSQWAEEVVKGRPAPASLDAVESALEEAHGLRELVDHARALRGLEAWRLLARGKQGYQELLARVEAAPELRAFDAEGDDDPLNFQGLEGAFSDEGFVAWLRRKKPAVRPKGQKGKALDEGLLLAAGLDARTGDYGPGFRDAGRVGRVLALRALGANLEARDSGKQGALHLATMVDDAALVKELLRLGLSPGVTAEGKATALHAAAEYGAVSCVPVLARGGVPVDAFDNNGRTALFLARQPEVARALLDAGADPNAGKGWTPLHVHARFHERGPVIEVLLQAGADANRKDANRRTPVQEALDHNNPHLAELMGAKAPSGGAGGLDVQSVLDELARRKKALLKAWYYEDEDVEDVERVLKSLALGGATSWDQAATALQGVPAWTAMAVVELARAVLPPEQKTPSFSKAPRFVRGDLTVKKDVNLSGPLLVTGNLTVEGVLRNAGPEGLLVVGGSLRATGLDTSGEVVVGEDLVAQVVWGHYNDHSLLVGGTLKADVVIEDDHNVVARVKARHHFEREEFDESDAALKKVFARAAFSSEGLDRYKLFNLLRKGRSVLA, encoded by the coding sequence ATGCCCCGCACCCAGGCTCCGAAGAAGGTGAATGTCGCCGCGCTGATGAAGAAGGTGGACCGGCTGCTCGACGAGTCGTCGCTCGACTTCGATGAGGCCATTCCGCTCCTGCGTCAGGTGCTGGCGGCGGAGCCGGACCACCTCCGGGCGCTGCACGCCCTCAACTGGTCGCTGGACCCGTCGAGGCGGGTGGACCCCCTGCGCTGGGAGCGCGAGCTCAAGGCGGAGCACTGGCGGATTCGTGACCGCATCCTCGAGCTGACCCGGGGCACGAAGCCCGGCGGAAAGCTGAGTGATGCCCAGCGGGCCCGCTCCCTGGCCTTGAGTCAGTGGGCGGAAGAGGTGGTGAAGGGCCGGCCTGCGCCGGCCTCGCTCGACGCGGTGGAGTCCGCGCTGGAGGAGGCCCATGGCCTGCGGGAGCTCGTGGACCACGCCCGTGCTCTGCGGGGACTCGAGGCCTGGCGACTGCTGGCCCGAGGCAAGCAGGGGTACCAGGAGCTGCTCGCCCGGGTCGAGGCGGCGCCGGAGCTGCGGGCCTTCGACGCGGAGGGCGACGACGACCCGCTCAACTTCCAGGGCCTGGAGGGAGCGTTCTCCGACGAGGGCTTCGTCGCGTGGCTGCGCAGGAAGAAGCCCGCGGTCCGTCCCAAGGGACAGAAGGGCAAGGCGCTGGATGAGGGGCTCCTCCTCGCGGCGGGGCTGGATGCCAGGACCGGCGACTACGGCCCCGGTTTCCGCGATGCGGGGCGGGTGGGCCGGGTGCTGGCCCTGCGTGCGCTGGGGGCGAACCTGGAGGCGCGAGACAGCGGGAAGCAAGGCGCTCTCCACCTGGCCACGATGGTGGACGACGCGGCGCTGGTGAAGGAGCTGCTCCGCCTGGGACTCTCCCCAGGGGTCACCGCCGAAGGCAAGGCCACGGCCCTGCACGCCGCCGCCGAGTATGGGGCCGTGTCCTGCGTCCCCGTGCTCGCCCGGGGAGGGGTGCCGGTGGATGCGTTCGACAACAATGGCCGGACGGCGCTCTTCCTGGCACGACAGCCGGAGGTGGCCCGGGCGCTCCTCGACGCCGGCGCCGACCCCAACGCGGGGAAGGGCTGGACGCCGCTGCACGTGCACGCGCGCTTCCATGAGCGCGGGCCGGTCATCGAGGTCCTGCTCCAGGCGGGAGCGGATGCCAACCGCAAGGATGCGAACCGGCGGACTCCCGTGCAGGAAGCGCTGGACCACAACAACCCGCACCTCGCCGAGCTCATGGGGGCGAAGGCTCCCTCCGGCGGTGCCGGAGGTCTGGACGTGCAGTCCGTCCTGGATGAGCTGGCGCGCCGGAAGAAGGCGCTGCTCAAGGCCTGGTACTACGAGGACGAGGACGTGGAGGACGTGGAGCGCGTCCTCAAGAGCCTCGCGCTGGGAGGTGCGACCTCCTGGGACCAGGCCGCGACGGCGCTCCAGGGCGTGCCGGCGTGGACGGCCATGGCGGTGGTGGAGCTCGCCCGTGCCGTCCTGCCACCCGAGCAGAAGACTCCGTCCTTCTCCAAGGCGCCCCGCTTCGTGCGAGGCGACCTCACGGTGAAGAAGGACGTGAACCTCTCCGGCCCGCTGCTCGTGACGGGGAACCTGACGGTGGAAGGTGTGCTGCGCAACGCGGGCCCGGAAGGGCTCCTGGTGGTGGGCGGCTCGTTGCGCGCCACCGGGTTGGACACGAGCGGAGAGGTGGTGGTGGGCGAGGACCTGGTGGCCCAGGTCGTGTGGGGCCACTACAACGACCACTCGCTCCTGGTGGGGGGGACGCTGAAGGCGGACGTGGTCATCGAGGACGACCACAACGTGGTGGCCCGCGTGAAGGCCCGTCACCACTTCGAGCGCGAGGAGTTCGACGAGTCGGACGCCGCGCTGAAGAAGGTCTTCGCCCGTGCTGCCTTCTCCTCCGAAGGGCTCGACAGGTACAAGCTCTTCAACCTGCTGCGCAAGGGCAGGTCCGTGCTGGCCTGA
- a CDS encoding DUF4781 domain-containing protein, whose translation MVTNEVKGSQPAQASSGGNDALGDAAEAARKAAEAAAEAARKAAEAAAAAAKASDAKTAQELEARARKLAESAEAAARKASAAVEKMTGLLDKQAKMGVKATPTQANLLAKAKQSLGNAKASAASARGSATTATATVAASLARADRFERVKTQAAPTTSAPAATERLTATREQRFERLDALDARATAQRLERVEAADVAALVLANKVLPPDDQSMVLTRRPPAELGAAWAKSMKGLVGPGKPEALDAYLATNQHTLDSLARSVSSGVRATASTLPSTPEGGLWSEQLYRPAMTALKADHPDATFALVAARNPTGNSRDPETDVVIAMTHKGRDGRPTTEYFSLDASGLRDRDIALLSRVRAAVSDPALPELGRSYQAAARTLDSEGAFPGGVESSDSASDTFDRAADASGQSAFDPVLRMTPAEQVAVLRQLGRDGRTTDSVLYGGLLRRVEVKPEDVIVATGADHLATGAPVPGALRSRVNVSGAPGLNKTYNFIDKHADVALAPLFTRYTELRGDTPRPLSGDTLTDTLAYALQQKPCAPPDAKTLDKLSKMPLVGGFRSLIDVDKWPRYDTKAQSIIKPVQNRLEALGGPEPRVTVVPIVYNAPEQGMVQLSLFRVEGQDGKEYFVDNTGSYYQGIEDWKANNKLPPGRVTYPAGGHLQAPGEKPRLVTENTHAVVDTTGEKVVSFLDDAALVGGVVLTGMAVFGTGGAAAPVAGVVIGAYGAGRSGEKLYTRATHGDSVNPLTSSEARADWLNVIGGMAGVGGVLARPLGASGKVAGAFGAVGDAASAATAADAGYQLAFKWDSLPPEQRLAHSQTLLFWGMTTASKPAAAKAAAPANATAAPASTDPVSTDPADVQALTLESSKPFGSFQQLSGVRLESNPVVGGADVSAQASLPALGHTSDVIAGQVARSLGAQYAEFLAPAANGRGVDLSLGEGNTFTNIDLRIADIVAGSAGRFRLDFAAAPDAAASPLPVSHVETAPYVNGAIYNSSNNFLGTHGDFQNSNVTVGDITVGNQVAASVNWKPPERGATSSRAPVTGYEPVLPDDAVVRTDISAVFGHGNRFDGSDTTVGNVIAGNRVSVALDWTGQATPEVHEAFSLLVDAAAAHVHAPSANGANPLRLELGRANSFEQSRLSLGDVVTGNTLDLHIALPASATASEVAHALDGVTLGLMRIFQERPRGAGSP comes from the coding sequence ATGGTGACCAACGAGGTGAAGGGAAGTCAGCCGGCGCAGGCCAGCAGCGGCGGCAACGACGCATTGGGGGATGCGGCGGAGGCAGCACGCAAGGCAGCCGAGGCCGCGGCGGAAGCGGCGCGCAAGGCAGCAGAAGCCGCTGCCGCGGCGGCGAAGGCCAGCGACGCGAAGACGGCGCAGGAGCTGGAGGCACGGGCCCGGAAGCTGGCGGAGTCCGCCGAGGCGGCGGCGCGCAAGGCCAGCGCCGCGGTGGAGAAAATGACGGGCCTGCTCGACAAGCAGGCGAAGATGGGCGTCAAGGCGACCCCCACCCAGGCCAACCTGCTGGCGAAGGCGAAGCAGTCGCTCGGCAACGCGAAGGCCTCCGCGGCCAGCGCGCGGGGCTCGGCCACCACCGCCACCGCCACCGTGGCCGCATCGCTCGCGCGGGCGGACCGCTTCGAGCGGGTGAAGACGCAGGCGGCCCCCACCACCTCCGCACCCGCCGCCACGGAGCGGCTGACCGCCACCCGGGAGCAGCGCTTCGAGCGCCTCGACGCGCTGGACGCCCGCGCCACCGCTCAGCGGCTGGAGCGTGTGGAGGCCGCGGACGTCGCCGCCCTGGTGCTCGCCAACAAGGTGCTGCCCCCGGACGACCAGAGCATGGTGCTCACGCGCCGCCCGCCCGCCGAGCTCGGCGCGGCCTGGGCGAAGTCCATGAAGGGGCTCGTGGGCCCCGGCAAGCCCGAGGCGCTGGACGCGTACCTGGCCACCAACCAGCACACGCTCGACTCGCTGGCGCGCTCCGTGTCGAGCGGCGTGCGCGCCACCGCCAGCACCCTCCCCTCCACGCCGGAGGGAGGCCTCTGGTCCGAGCAGCTCTACCGTCCCGCGATGACGGCACTGAAGGCGGACCACCCTGACGCCACCTTCGCGCTGGTGGCCGCGCGAAACCCCACGGGCAACTCGAGGGACCCGGAGACGGACGTCGTCATCGCCATGACGCACAAGGGACGCGACGGCCGGCCCACCACCGAGTACTTCTCCCTGGATGCCTCGGGCCTGCGGGACAGGGACATCGCCCTGCTGTCCCGCGTCCGCGCCGCCGTCTCCGACCCGGCCCTGCCGGAGCTGGGCCGGAGCTACCAGGCCGCGGCGCGCACCCTGGATTCGGAAGGGGCCTTCCCCGGCGGCGTCGAGTCCAGCGACTCCGCCAGTGACACCTTCGACCGCGCGGCGGACGCCAGCGGCCAGAGCGCCTTCGACCCCGTGCTGCGCATGACTCCCGCGGAGCAGGTGGCCGTCCTGCGCCAGCTCGGCCGGGACGGCAGGACGACGGACAGCGTCCTCTACGGCGGGCTGCTGCGGCGCGTGGAGGTGAAGCCCGAGGACGTCATCGTCGCCACCGGGGCGGACCACCTGGCCACCGGCGCGCCCGTTCCCGGCGCGCTGCGCTCGCGCGTCAACGTGTCCGGCGCGCCCGGGCTGAACAAGACGTACAACTTCATCGACAAGCACGCGGACGTGGCGCTCGCGCCCCTCTTCACGCGCTACACGGAGCTCCGGGGCGACACGCCCAGGCCCCTGTCGGGCGACACGCTCACCGACACCCTGGCCTACGCCCTCCAGCAGAAGCCGTGCGCGCCTCCCGACGCGAAGACGCTGGACAAGCTCTCGAAGATGCCGCTGGTGGGCGGCTTCCGCTCGCTCATCGACGTGGACAAGTGGCCCCGCTACGACACGAAGGCCCAGTCCATCATCAAGCCCGTGCAGAACCGGCTGGAGGCGCTGGGCGGCCCGGAGCCCCGGGTGACGGTGGTGCCCATCGTCTACAACGCGCCCGAGCAGGGCATGGTGCAGCTGTCGCTCTTCCGCGTGGAGGGCCAGGACGGCAAGGAGTACTTCGTGGACAACACGGGCTCCTACTACCAGGGCATCGAGGACTGGAAGGCGAACAACAAGCTGCCACCCGGGCGGGTGACGTATCCGGCCGGGGGCCACCTCCAGGCGCCGGGAGAGAAGCCCCGCCTCGTCACGGAGAACACCCACGCCGTGGTCGATACGACGGGAGAGAAGGTCGTCTCCTTCCTCGACGACGCGGCGCTGGTGGGCGGCGTCGTCCTCACGGGCATGGCGGTCTTCGGCACCGGCGGCGCCGCCGCGCCCGTCGCGGGCGTGGTCATCGGCGCGTATGGCGCGGGACGCTCCGGCGAGAAGCTCTACACGCGCGCCACGCACGGCGACTCCGTCAACCCGCTCACCTCCTCGGAGGCCCGCGCCGACTGGCTCAACGTCATCGGCGGCATGGCCGGCGTGGGCGGCGTGCTGGCGCGTCCGCTGGGCGCTTCCGGCAAGGTGGCCGGAGCCTTCGGGGCCGTGGGAGACGCGGCGAGCGCCGCCACTGCCGCCGACGCGGGCTACCAGCTCGCCTTCAAGTGGGACTCCCTGCCGCCCGAGCAGCGCCTGGCCCACTCCCAGACGCTCCTCTTCTGGGGCATGACGACGGCCTCGAAGCCCGCCGCGGCGAAGGCCGCCGCTCCGGCGAACGCCACCGCCGCCCCGGCCTCCACCGACCCGGTCTCCACCGACCCCGCTGACGTCCAGGCGCTCACCCTGGAGTCCTCGAAGCCCTTCGGCTCCTTCCAGCAGCTGTCCGGCGTGCGGCTCGAGTCGAACCCCGTGGTGGGAGGCGCCGACGTGTCCGCCCAGGCGTCGCTGCCCGCGCTGGGCCACACCTCCGACGTCATCGCCGGACAGGTGGCGCGCTCGCTGGGCGCGCAGTACGCGGAGTTCCTCGCGCCGGCCGCCAACGGCAGGGGTGTGGACCTCTCGCTGGGCGAGGGCAACACCTTCACCAACATCGACCTCCGCATCGCGGACATCGTCGCGGGCTCGGCGGGGCGCTTCCGGCTGGACTTCGCGGCGGCCCCGGACGCGGCGGCCTCCCCGCTCCCCGTCAGCCACGTGGAGACCGCGCCCTACGTGAACGGCGCTATCTACAACTCCAGCAACAACTTCCTCGGCACCCACGGCGACTTCCAGAACTCGAACGTCACCGTGGGCGACATCACCGTGGGCAACCAGGTGGCCGCCTCGGTGAACTGGAAGCCCCCGGAGCGCGGGGCGACGTCCTCCCGTGCCCCTGTCACGGGGTATGAGCCGGTGCTGCCGGATGACGCGGTGGTCCGCACGGACATCTCCGCCGTGTTCGGCCATGGCAACCGCTTCGACGGAAGCGACACCACCGTCGGCAACGTCATCGCGGGCAACCGGGTGAGTGTCGCGCTGGACTGGACGGGGCAGGCCACCCCCGAGGTCCACGAGGCCTTCTCCCTGCTGGTGGACGCGGCCGCCGCGCACGTGCACGCGCCGTCAGCCAACGGCGCCAATCCGCTGCGGCTGGAGCTGGGACGGGCCAACAGCTTCGAGCAGAGTCGCCTCTCCCTGGGAGACGTGGTGACGGGCAACACGCTCGACCTGCACATCGCCCTGCCCGCCTCCGCCACCGCGTCCGAGGTCGCCCACGCCCTGGATGGGGTGACGCTGGGGCTGATGCGCATCTTCCAGGAGCGTCCGCGCGGCGCCGGCTCGCCGTAG
- a CDS encoding serine hydrolase domain-containing protein, with translation MLAQARARLGLPLLLVSLAQGVGVAQPAALPGPDSAKQLVGTWGGERVFGPEVQGELTLLRERGTWLLRVGGFEAQGKEEKKMLSVSLPGGQGELRGALTPDGKRFLGHWIQPAVVVGGVRYATPVELRALQKDAWRGTVKPMEDRFTLYLLVQEAADGTVQAVIRNPEKNFLRQASFTVAMTGDTVRLEPRGGGGPRFQGTYDAKTGRLALPFMFLGTFDLTRRERDQAVSLYPRTPAPGPYTYRKPVAEEDGWATASLSDVGMEAGPIQELVQRILDAPPADPAAPLIHGLLIARHGKLVVEEYFHGYDKERPHDLRSAAKTFAPALVGIASEQGARVRPETPVYPLFPEHKDSGAPDPRKARLTVEHLMTMTSGLACDDDNSESPGNENTLQEQESDWYTYTLNLPMEREPGAEQAVYCSAGMNLLGGVLRNTTGTWLPDLFARSLAAPLQMRGYHLNLTPSGEAYLGGGFHLRPRDALKLGQLYLAGGVWNGRRVVSKRWVERSTARHSVMSPERTYGYAWWRHELKVGDRVYAEYEAGGNGGQYIMVVPELDLTVMFTGGNYSQFAVWKKFREELLPRYILAAARSQAAQRD, from the coding sequence ATGCTCGCTCAAGCCCGCGCCCGACTGGGGCTCCCACTGCTATTGGTGTCACTCGCGCAGGGGGTGGGCGTGGCCCAGCCCGCGGCTCTCCCGGGCCCGGACTCCGCGAAGCAGCTCGTTGGCACCTGGGGCGGGGAGCGTGTCTTCGGTCCCGAGGTGCAAGGTGAGCTCACGCTCTTGCGAGAGCGCGGTACGTGGCTCCTTCGAGTGGGCGGCTTCGAGGCCCAGGGCAAGGAAGAAAAGAAGATGCTCTCCGTCAGCCTCCCCGGAGGCCAGGGCGAGCTGCGTGGCGCGCTGACGCCGGACGGCAAGCGCTTCCTGGGGCACTGGATTCAGCCCGCCGTTGTCGTGGGCGGCGTCCGCTACGCCACGCCCGTCGAGCTGCGCGCCCTCCAGAAGGACGCCTGGCGAGGCACCGTGAAGCCGATGGAGGACCGCTTCACCCTGTACCTCCTCGTCCAGGAAGCGGCCGATGGCACCGTCCAAGCCGTCATCCGCAACCCGGAGAAGAACTTCCTGAGGCAGGCCTCGTTCACGGTCGCGATGACGGGGGACACCGTCCGGCTCGAGCCGCGTGGCGGCGGCGGCCCGCGCTTCCAGGGCACCTACGACGCGAAGACGGGGAGGCTGGCCCTGCCCTTCATGTTCCTGGGCACGTTCGACCTCACCCGACGGGAGCGAGACCAGGCCGTGAGCCTCTACCCGCGCACTCCGGCACCGGGCCCGTACACCTACCGCAAGCCCGTCGCGGAGGAGGATGGCTGGGCCACCGCGTCGCTCTCGGACGTGGGCATGGAGGCGGGCCCCATCCAGGAGCTGGTGCAGCGCATCCTCGACGCCCCACCGGCGGACCCGGCCGCGCCCCTCATCCACGGGCTGCTCATCGCCCGCCACGGGAAGCTCGTCGTCGAGGAGTACTTCCACGGCTACGACAAGGAGCGCCCGCACGACCTCCGCTCCGCCGCGAAGACCTTCGCGCCCGCGCTCGTGGGCATCGCCAGTGAGCAGGGCGCACGCGTGCGGCCGGAGACGCCCGTGTACCCGCTGTTCCCCGAACACAAGGACTCCGGCGCGCCCGACCCGAGGAAGGCCCGCCTGACGGTGGAGCACCTGATGACGATGACGTCGGGGCTCGCATGCGACGACGACAACTCCGAGTCCCCGGGCAACGAGAACACGCTCCAGGAGCAGGAGTCCGACTGGTACACATACACGCTGAACCTTCCGATGGAGCGCGAGCCGGGCGCGGAGCAGGCCGTGTACTGCTCGGCGGGCATGAACCTGCTCGGCGGCGTGCTGCGCAACACGACGGGCACGTGGCTGCCGGACCTCTTCGCGCGCTCACTGGCGGCGCCGCTCCAGATGCGCGGCTACCACCTCAACCTCACGCCCTCGGGCGAGGCGTACCTGGGCGGCGGCTTCCACCTGCGCCCGCGGGACGCACTGAAGCTGGGACAGCTCTACCTGGCGGGCGGCGTGTGGAACGGGCGGCGCGTCGTCAGCAAGCGCTGGGTGGAGCGCTCCACCGCGCGCCACTCCGTCATGAGCCCCGAGCGGACCTACGGCTATGCCTGGTGGCGACACGAGCTGAAAGTCGGAGACCGCGTCTATGCGGAGTACGAGGCCGGCGGAAACGGCGGGCAGTACATCATGGTCGTCCCGGAGCTCGACCTCACCGTGATGTTCACCGGAGGCAACTACAGTCAATTCGCAGTATGGAAGAAGTTCCGGGAGGAGCTGCTGCCGCGCTACATCCTCGCCGCCGCACGGAGCCAGGCGGCTCAGCGAGATTGA
- a CDS encoding SDR family NAD(P)-dependent oxidoreductase, giving the protein METQGQDRTALITGASSGIGLELTRRMLSEGWQVVALNRSEFPQDDPLLRDSLGTGRLRVYRADLSDFDSLRAAVAQIKAREAKLDVLFNNAGGSFPELTFSKQGRELHYEVQTVVPYILFMELKELLRKGSLRTVINTSTNAFDFIRRFDADTLERPPTFKKLLGPYAATKLAMALWTREVAPLAAADGITLRSVDPGGNNTLRGPKTSGLPFYAVILMKLFMPHPSRGASLLYEGALGTREKGSGVYLRNGVARELRFREQGAKVLDRVRAIHEREFVRPARA; this is encoded by the coding sequence ATGGAAACGCAGGGGCAGGATCGGACGGCGCTCATCACTGGGGCCAGCTCCGGCATCGGGCTCGAGCTGACGCGCAGGATGCTCTCGGAGGGCTGGCAGGTCGTCGCGCTCAACCGCTCGGAGTTCCCCCAGGACGACCCGCTCCTCCGGGACAGCCTGGGCACGGGGCGGCTGCGCGTCTACCGGGCGGACCTCTCCGACTTCGACAGCCTGAGGGCCGCGGTGGCGCAGATAAAGGCCCGGGAGGCGAAGCTCGACGTGCTGTTCAACAACGCGGGCGGCAGCTTCCCGGAGCTCACCTTCTCCAAGCAGGGGCGCGAGCTGCACTACGAGGTCCAGACGGTGGTGCCCTACATCCTCTTCATGGAGCTCAAGGAGCTGCTGCGCAAAGGCAGCTTGAGGACGGTCATCAACACCTCCACCAACGCCTTCGACTTCATCAGGCGGTTCGACGCAGACACGCTGGAGCGGCCTCCCACCTTCAAGAAGCTCCTGGGCCCCTACGCCGCCACCAAGCTGGCGATGGCGCTTTGGACGCGCGAGGTCGCGCCCCTGGCCGCCGCCGACGGAATCACCCTCCGCAGCGTGGACCCCGGCGGCAACAACACGCTGCGGGGCCCGAAGACGTCGGGGCTCCCCTTCTACGCGGTCATCCTCATGAAGCTGTTCATGCCCCACCCGAGCCGGGGCGCCTCGCTGCTGTACGAAGGGGCCCTGGGCACACGAGAGAAGGGGTCCGGGGTCTACCTCCGGAATGGCGTGGCGCGGGAGCTCCGGTTCCGCGAGCAGGGAGCAAAGGTATTGGACCGTGTGCGCGCCATCCACGAGCGGGAGTTCGTGAGGCCCGCCCGAGCCTGA
- a CDS encoding TetR/AcrR family transcriptional regulator: MKKREAPPEEGPLRADAARNRERVLVVAREQLANGDSSLQMNLIAREAGVGVGTVYRHFPTRQDLLEALVREHLQALLDTAREAEEADNARQGIQRFLHALLDLMLADVGLAEVLNAPQDASPLTSKLKVELGAATRRLLARAHRSGVVRPEVGPDDVRRLMCGVAHAVSIGADSRGSAERYLTILLDGLRPALK; the protein is encoded by the coding sequence ATGAAGAAACGGGAGGCACCACCGGAAGAGGGGCCGCTGCGGGCCGATGCCGCGCGCAACCGGGAGCGCGTGCTGGTCGTGGCGCGCGAGCAGCTCGCGAACGGTGACTCCTCGCTGCAGATGAACTTGATTGCGCGCGAGGCGGGCGTGGGCGTGGGCACGGTGTACCGCCACTTCCCCACACGACAGGACCTGCTGGAGGCGCTGGTGCGCGAGCACCTCCAGGCGCTGCTCGACACTGCGCGCGAGGCGGAGGAGGCGGACAACGCGCGCCAGGGCATCCAGCGTTTCCTGCATGCGCTGCTGGACCTGATGCTGGCGGACGTGGGGCTCGCGGAGGTCCTCAACGCGCCCCAGGACGCCAGCCCGCTGACGTCAAAGCTGAAGGTAGAACTCGGCGCGGCGACCCGGCGCCTGCTGGCCCGGGCCCACCGCTCGGGCGTCGTGCGGCCGGAGGTGGGCCCTGACGATGTCCGGCGGCTGATGTGCGGCGTCGCCCACGCGGTGAGCATCGGCGCCGACTCACGGGGCTCCGCCGAGCGCTACCTGACCATCCTGCTGGATGGTCTGCGGCCCGCGCTGAAGTGA
- a CDS encoding sigma 54-interacting transcriptional regulator, with amino-acid sequence MSSPPPPITDLLTPAPAPAQRLRLVVVAGPSAGLELPLERGTYRVGKEAGNELRLADSAVSRTHLLVEVLAQGVRVTDNDSSNGSFCEGLRFQSLELRPGAVVRIGRSELLLAPASGADAPLAAAAVTRWGFLSGRSLVMRQLFAVLERLARDTSDVLLEGETGTGKELCAESLHQASPRAAAPFVVCDLAGTSPALLEAELFGQLPGALGSGTPERTGACARAQGGTLFLDEVGELPLDVQPRLLRFLERRQFKRLGEDAYRTGEVRVVASSQKDLAVEVAEGRFRQDLYQRLAGVRLRLPPLRERREDISPLIDEALTRLGESPALVSPGTRALLVAHDWPGNVRELLRVVERVVRLGVPAALVPLPSGPEAPAPAPAATLASDAPFKEARERLLQAFERDYVCALLERHGNNVSAAARAAGIDRAYLHRLINRHGLG; translated from the coding sequence GTGTCATCGCCGCCCCCGCCCATCACCGACCTGCTGACTCCGGCGCCCGCACCTGCTCAGCGGCTCCGGCTGGTGGTGGTGGCGGGCCCGAGCGCGGGGCTCGAGCTGCCGCTGGAGCGAGGCACCTACCGGGTCGGCAAGGAAGCGGGAAACGAGCTGCGGCTCGCGGACTCCGCCGTGTCGCGGACGCACCTGCTGGTGGAGGTGCTGGCGCAGGGGGTGCGTGTCACCGACAACGATTCGAGCAATGGCAGCTTCTGCGAGGGGCTGCGCTTCCAGTCACTGGAGCTGCGGCCCGGCGCGGTGGTGCGCATCGGCCGCAGCGAGCTGCTGCTTGCACCCGCCAGCGGGGCCGATGCGCCACTGGCGGCCGCGGCCGTGACGCGGTGGGGATTCCTGTCGGGGCGCAGCCTCGTCATGCGCCAGCTCTTCGCGGTGCTGGAGCGGCTGGCCCGCGACACGTCGGACGTGCTGCTCGAAGGCGAGACGGGGACGGGGAAGGAGCTGTGTGCGGAGTCGCTGCACCAGGCCAGTCCCCGGGCGGCGGCCCCCTTCGTCGTCTGCGACCTGGCGGGGACGTCCCCGGCGCTGCTCGAGGCGGAGCTGTTCGGTCAGCTTCCGGGAGCGCTGGGCAGCGGCACGCCCGAGCGCACCGGCGCGTGTGCGCGGGCACAGGGAGGAACGCTGTTCCTCGACGAGGTGGGCGAGCTGCCACTGGACGTCCAGCCCCGCCTGCTGCGCTTCCTGGAGCGCCGCCAGTTCAAGCGGCTGGGCGAGGACGCCTACCGCACCGGAGAGGTGCGCGTGGTGGCCTCCAGCCAGAAGGACCTGGCCGTCGAGGTGGCGGAGGGGCGCTTCCGGCAGGACCTCTACCAGCGGCTCGCGGGGGTGCGGCTCCGGCTGCCGCCGCTGCGTGAGCGGCGAGAGGACATCTCGCCGCTCATCGACGAGGCGCTCACGCGGCTGGGGGAGTCACCCGCGCTGGTGTCCCCGGGCACGCGGGCGTTGCTCGTGGCCCATGACTGGCCCGGCAACGTGAGGGAGCTGCTGCGCGTCGTGGAGCGCGTGGTCCGGCTGGGCGTACCGGCGGCGCTCGTCCCGCTTCCCTCCGGCCCGGAGGCCCCGGCGCCGGCCCCTGCCGCGACGCTCGCCAGCGACGCGCCCTTCAAGGAAGCGCGCGAGCGGCTCCTCCAGGCCTTCGAGCGGGACTACGTGTGCGCGCTGCTCGAGCGCCACGGCAACAACGTCTCGGCCGCGGCTCGCGCCGCCGGCATCGACAGGGCGTACCTGCACCGCCTCATCAACCGGCACGGGCTCGGGTAG